In Capillimicrobium parvum, a genomic segment contains:
- the ctaD gene encoding cytochrome c oxidase subunit I: MSLRAPGLPRAGLGALIGVGLAYAITVVARALYGWDPVVDGEAVLQVALIGAPFGFLIGLGAFDYWFYWAAGRKTRPEDHSSHGAHSWKDYFRVNTDHKVIGIQYTVHSFFFLLVGGMFAMLVRAELAEPGMQFVNPNAYNGLFSVHASILIFLFIIPVFAGLANYVLPLMIGAPDMAFPRLNALSFWMLPMAGIMFLLSFLAPGGSFATGWTAYAPLSVDAPIGQVFFTIGVQFAGASSIATALNFLVTIITMRAPGMSFFRMPLLVWANFSTSLLVVIATPFIAASQFMVLLDRALGFSFFDAAKGGDVLMYQHVFWFYSHPAVYIMMLPGFGIISEILAVKARKPIFGYRMMAFSLLAIVVLGFTVWAHHMFVSGMQEWIRVPMMITTAVIAVPTGIKIFSWLATLWRGVLHLDTPMLFALGFLTMFTLGGISGVSLALIPFDIHVSDTYYIVAHIHYVLFGGSLFTIFAGVYYWFPKMTGRMFDERLGKWHFWTTFIGFNLTFGPMHLIGIQGMPRRVADYSQQFATWNLFISCASFVVGLSTLLFVYNMVVSWRAGARAPANPWRAMTLEWQVSSPPPIFNFDTIPTVVGGPYEYGVPGAVHGVFKGAEVKTTAAPAGAAPAGD; the protein is encoded by the coding sequence GTGAGCTTGCGCGCGCCTGGATTGCCTCGTGCCGGCCTCGGTGCGCTCATCGGCGTCGGCCTCGCCTACGCCATCACGGTCGTCGCGCGGGCGTTGTATGGCTGGGACCCCGTCGTCGACGGCGAGGCCGTGCTCCAGGTCGCGCTGATCGGCGCCCCATTCGGATTCCTGATCGGCCTCGGCGCCTTCGACTATTGGTTCTACTGGGCGGCCGGCCGCAAGACGCGGCCGGAGGACCACTCCAGTCACGGCGCCCACTCCTGGAAGGACTACTTCCGGGTCAACACCGACCACAAGGTCATCGGGATCCAGTACACGGTCCACTCGTTCTTCTTCCTGCTGGTGGGCGGCATGTTCGCGATGCTCGTGCGGGCCGAGCTCGCCGAGCCGGGGATGCAGTTCGTGAACCCGAACGCCTACAACGGGCTGTTCAGCGTCCACGCCTCGATCCTGATCTTCCTGTTCATCATCCCGGTGTTCGCCGGGCTGGCGAACTACGTCCTGCCGCTGATGATCGGCGCGCCGGACATGGCGTTCCCGCGCCTGAACGCACTGTCGTTCTGGATGCTGCCGATGGCCGGCATCATGTTCCTGCTGAGCTTCCTGGCGCCGGGCGGCTCGTTCGCGACGGGCTGGACGGCGTACGCGCCGCTGTCGGTGGATGCGCCGATAGGCCAGGTGTTCTTCACCATCGGCGTGCAGTTCGCGGGTGCCTCGTCGATCGCCACGGCGCTGAACTTCCTCGTGACGATCATCACCATGCGCGCGCCGGGCATGTCGTTCTTCCGGATGCCGCTGCTGGTGTGGGCCAACTTCTCCACGTCGCTGCTGGTCGTCATCGCGACGCCGTTCATCGCCGCGTCGCAGTTCATGGTCCTGCTGGACCGCGCACTCGGCTTCAGCTTCTTCGACGCGGCCAAGGGCGGCGACGTGCTGATGTACCAGCACGTCTTCTGGTTCTACTCGCACCCGGCCGTCTACATCATGATGTTGCCGGGCTTCGGGATCATCAGCGAGATCCTCGCCGTCAAGGCGCGCAAGCCGATCTTCGGCTACCGGATGATGGCCTTCTCGCTGCTCGCGATCGTGGTGCTCGGCTTCACGGTGTGGGCGCACCACATGTTCGTCTCGGGCATGCAGGAGTGGATCCGCGTGCCGATGATGATCACGACCGCGGTCATCGCGGTGCCGACCGGCATCAAGATCTTCTCGTGGCTGGCGACGCTGTGGCGAGGGGTGCTGCACCTCGACACGCCGATGCTGTTCGCCCTCGGCTTCCTGACGATGTTCACGCTGGGCGGGATCTCGGGCGTGTCGCTCGCGCTGATCCCGTTCGACATCCACGTGAGCGACACGTACTACATCGTCGCCCACATCCACTACGTGCTCTTCGGCGGGTCGCTGTTCACGATCTTCGCGGGCGTCTACTACTGGTTCCCGAAGATGACCGGGCGGATGTTCGACGAACGCCTGGGCAAGTGGCACTTCTGGACGACGTTCATCGGCTTCAACCTGACGTTCGGGCCGATGCATCTGATCGGCATCCAGGGCATGCCGCGCCGCGTCGCCGACTACTCCCAGCAGTTCGCGACCTGGAACCTGTTCATCTCGTGCGCCTCGTTCGTCGTCGGGCTGAGCACGCTGCTCTTCGTCTACAACATGGTCGTCTCCTGGCGGGCGGGCGCGCGGGCGCCGGCGAACCCGTGGCGGGCCATGACGCTGGAATGGCAGGTCTCCTCGCCGCCGCCGATCTTCAACTTCGACACGATCCCGACGGTCGTGGGCGGACCCTACGAGTACGGGGTGCCAGGGGCCGTGCACGGCGTCTTCAAGGGCGCCGAAGTGAAAACGACCGCGGCGCCCGCCGGTGCCGCACCAGCGGGGGACTGA
- a CDS encoding glycosyltransferase yields the protein MRVLIFHGYLLRGTGSNVYTSKLAEALRHLGHEVHVLCQDRDPRDLPWVDAIGTWAGSGWEVEVLREPVRATIYRPDIGTLLPVYVADRYEGFDARPFPACSDAEIAEYVARNVEAVRAVAERARPDVSLANHLVMGPAILARAGLRTAVKIHGSALEYVVKPHPERFMPWAREGLSAARTILVGSLHTGQSLWDALGAELQERTRLGPPGVDIEQFAPRAPQAAARELQALAEALAAGAGGHLDEAGEAAQEAGGADAFAMDHAAAGRALQRLDLGRDRLVAYTGKLIVSKGVDLLLAAWPLVLDAAPDARLVVVGFGAYRDGLMALQRALAAGDLEGARDIARAGRALEGGPRAPLHHLLTFLDSEAAAGEAYRRAAARLDDRVVWCGRLEHAELAHVLPACEAQVVPSTFPEAFGMVAAEAAACGALPISAAHSGLAEVTRTLAAAVGDEFAPLLSFGVGPRAVDDLADRITGWLRVCGDGRDRTRAALVATARERFSWDGVAAGVVAAGLGRLDELPLPS from the coding sequence GTGCGCGTCCTGATCTTCCACGGCTACCTCCTGCGAGGCACCGGCTCCAACGTCTACACCTCCAAGCTCGCGGAGGCCCTGCGCCACCTCGGGCACGAGGTCCATGTCCTGTGCCAGGATCGCGACCCGCGCGATCTGCCGTGGGTCGATGCCATCGGCACCTGGGCCGGGAGCGGGTGGGAGGTCGAGGTCCTGCGCGAGCCCGTGCGGGCGACGATCTACCGGCCGGACATCGGAACGCTGCTGCCGGTGTACGTCGCCGACCGGTACGAGGGGTTCGATGCCCGCCCTTTTCCGGCCTGCTCGGATGCCGAGATCGCCGAGTACGTCGCGCGAAACGTCGAGGCGGTGCGCGCGGTCGCCGAGCGTGCGCGGCCCGACGTCTCGCTGGCCAATCACCTCGTCATGGGGCCGGCGATCCTCGCGCGGGCGGGCCTGCGGACGGCGGTGAAGATCCACGGCAGCGCCCTCGAGTACGTCGTCAAGCCGCACCCAGAGCGTTTCATGCCGTGGGCGCGCGAGGGGCTCTCCGCCGCGCGCACGATCCTCGTCGGCTCGCTGCACACCGGGCAGTCGCTGTGGGACGCGCTGGGCGCGGAATTGCAGGAACGGACCCGCCTGGGCCCTCCCGGGGTCGACATCGAGCAGTTCGCGCCGCGCGCGCCGCAGGCCGCGGCACGCGAGCTGCAGGCGCTGGCCGAGGCGCTCGCGGCCGGCGCCGGCGGTCACCTCGACGAGGCGGGCGAGGCCGCTCAGGAGGCCGGCGGCGCCGACGCGTTCGCCATGGACCACGCCGCTGCGGGCCGCGCGCTCCAGCGCCTCGACCTCGGGCGCGACCGGCTCGTCGCCTACACCGGCAAGCTGATCGTCTCCAAGGGCGTGGACCTGCTGCTCGCCGCCTGGCCGCTCGTGCTCGACGCGGCCCCGGACGCGCGGCTCGTCGTGGTCGGGTTCGGCGCGTACCGGGACGGCCTGATGGCCCTGCAGCGCGCGCTCGCGGCCGGCGACCTCGAAGGAGCCCGGGACATCGCGCGGGCGGGCCGGGCGCTCGAGGGGGGCCCGCGGGCGCCTTTGCACCATCTCCTGACGTTCCTCGACTCGGAGGCGGCGGCGGGCGAGGCCTACCGGCGGGCGGCCGCGCGGCTCGACGACCGCGTGGTCTGGTGCGGGCGCCTCGAGCACGCCGAGCTCGCGCACGTGCTGCCGGCCTGCGAGGCGCAGGTCGTGCCGAGCACGTTTCCGGAGGCGTTCGGCATGGTGGCCGCGGAGGCCGCGGCGTGCGGGGCGCTGCCGATCTCGGCGGCCCATTCCGGGCTGGCCGAGGTCACGCGGACGCTGGCGGCGGCGGTCGGCGACGAGTTCGCGCCGCTGCTGTCGTTCGGCGTCGGGCCGCGGGCCGTCGACGATCTGGCCGACCGGATCACCGGGTGGCTGCGGGTCTGCGGGGATGGACGGGACCGCACGCGCGCGGCGCTCGTGGCCACCGCCCGCGAGCGCTTCTCGTGGGACGGCGTGGCCGCGGGGGTCGTCGCGGCGGGTCTGGGCCGGCTGGACGAGCTGCCGTTGCCGTCCTGA
- the coxB gene encoding cytochrome c oxidase subunit II: MRGRPVLVMVIAGVVASAIGIALGLTIHWFPTEASTQLGDIKTLYDVIIIVSVPVFVLVMTVVIGAVVRFRMRPGQEDQDGPPIHGNTKLEVLWTAVPAALILGLCAYSYVVLRDAERAPAATAPKEINIAVKGQQFAWTFTYPKDVAGGKALSTTELVLPEGRSVKFDINSEDVLHDFWVPEFGMKIDAVPGITTHYRITPNRLGTYPVVCAELCGLGHSVMRSTVHVVTEPQFKKWLGGQNKPAAPQGASPAQLAAAGKQIFTGASGCSGCHTLSDAGATGQIGPNLDQVLKGQSDAMLHQDIVDPNAAIAKGYGPNIMPQNFGQTLSESDLNALVAYLKEATQ; encoded by the coding sequence ATGCGAGGCCGGCCGGTTCTGGTGATGGTCATCGCTGGCGTGGTCGCCAGCGCGATCGGCATCGCGCTCGGGTTGACCATCCATTGGTTTCCGACCGAGGCGTCGACCCAGCTGGGCGACATCAAGACGCTCTACGACGTCATCATCATCGTCTCGGTTCCGGTGTTCGTGCTGGTGATGACCGTGGTCATCGGCGCCGTCGTGCGCTTCCGCATGCGGCCCGGCCAGGAGGACCAGGACGGTCCGCCGATCCACGGCAACACGAAGCTCGAGGTCCTCTGGACCGCGGTGCCCGCCGCCCTCATCCTCGGCCTCTGCGCCTACTCGTACGTCGTCCTGCGCGACGCCGAGCGCGCGCCGGCCGCGACCGCGCCCAAGGAGATCAACATCGCGGTCAAGGGCCAGCAGTTCGCCTGGACCTTCACGTACCCGAAGGACGTCGCCGGCGGCAAGGCGCTGTCGACCACGGAGCTCGTCCTCCCCGAGGGCCGCTCGGTCAAGTTCGACATCAACTCCGAGGACGTCCTCCACGACTTCTGGGTGCCGGAGTTCGGGATGAAGATCGACGCGGTCCCCGGCATCACGACCCACTACCGCATCACGCCGAACCGGCTCGGCACCTATCCGGTCGTCTGCGCCGAGCTCTGCGGCCTGGGCCACAGCGTCATGCGCTCGACCGTGCACGTCGTCACCGAGCCCCAGTTCAAGAAGTGGCTGGGCGGGCAGAACAAGCCCGCCGCCCCGCAGGGCGCCAGCCCCGCCCAGCTGGCGGCCGCGGGCAAGCAGATCTTCACGGGCGCCTCCGGTTGCAGCGGCTGCCACACCCTCTCGGATGCCGGCGCGACCGGCCAGATCGGGCCGAACCTCGATCAGGTCCTCAAGGGCCAGAGCGATGCCATGCTCCACCAGGACATCGTCGATCCGAACGCGGCGATCGCCAAGGGCTACGGTCCGAACATCATGCCCCAGAACTTCGGGCAAACTCTGTCGGAGAGTGACTTGAACGCTCTCGTCGCCTACCTGAAGGAGGCCACGCAGTGA
- a CDS encoding SGNH/GDSL hydrolase family protein: MPIVPHRLRRAAAPPPASAPPGADPLARAPWRRLAVLGDSVAEGIGDPVDGYPHRGWLDSVAAELERARPGLEYRNLGARGLLTAEIRETQLDAAVAWRPDLAVLAAGGNDLFGPAFDGPGVEDELDAMVSALRGRGADVLTVGLFDISRSSRVPERFRAGLGERLRELSARTAAVAARHGAWHLDYTVHPAAADDRIYSADAIHLNARGHAIAAREALRELSARSAASPTPPATRARRASRWSPRVPAMSRPR; encoded by the coding sequence ATGCCCATCGTCCCGCATCGCCTGCGCCGCGCCGCGGCGCCGCCGCCGGCGTCGGCGCCGCCCGGGGCCGACCCGCTCGCCCGTGCGCCCTGGCGCCGGCTCGCGGTCCTCGGAGACAGCGTGGCCGAGGGGATCGGCGACCCGGTCGACGGCTACCCCCACCGCGGTTGGCTCGACAGCGTCGCCGCCGAGCTCGAGCGCGCCCGACCCGGCCTCGAGTACCGAAACCTCGGGGCCCGCGGGCTGCTGACCGCCGAGATCCGCGAGACGCAGCTCGACGCCGCCGTCGCCTGGCGCCCCGACCTCGCGGTCCTCGCGGCGGGCGGCAACGACCTGTTCGGGCCGGCGTTCGACGGCCCCGGCGTGGAGGACGAGCTCGACGCGATGGTGAGCGCCCTGCGCGGCCGCGGCGCGGACGTGCTGACGGTCGGGCTGTTCGACATCAGCCGCTCGTCGCGGGTGCCCGAGCGCTTCCGGGCCGGTCTGGGCGAGCGCCTGCGAGAGCTGTCGGCGCGCACGGCGGCGGTGGCCGCGCGCCACGGCGCCTGGCACCTCGACTACACGGTCCACCCCGCGGCGGCCGACGACCGCATCTACAGCGCCGACGCCATCCACCTCAACGCGCGCGGGCACGCGATCGCCGCACGGGAGGCGCTGCGCGAGCTCAGCGCCCGGTCCGCCGCATCCCCCACGCCGCCAGCGACCCGAGCACGGCGAGCATCCCGGTGGTCGCCGCGAGTGCCGGCCATGTCTCGGCCCAGGTGA
- a CDS encoding helix-turn-helix transcriptional regulator — translation MQRSSTVTLRTSLYDDAVAIVEQEYADDLSLDDIARRVASSRRQLQRAYSEIGETTFREHLTGVRMDRAAELLASSSLTVREVAHRVGYRQPAQFAKAFRRRHGVAPSAFRSRPGGAPALHASLAA, via the coding sequence ATGCAGCGCTCCTCGACCGTGACCCTCCGCACGAGCCTGTACGACGACGCCGTCGCGATCGTCGAGCAGGAGTACGCCGACGACCTGTCGCTCGATGACATCGCCCGCCGGGTGGCGTCGTCGCGGCGCCAGCTCCAACGGGCGTACAGCGAGATCGGCGAGACCACGTTCCGCGAGCACCTCACCGGCGTGCGCATGGATCGCGCCGCGGAGCTCCTCGCCTCTTCGTCGCTGACCGTGCGCGAGGTGGCCCACCGGGTGGGTTACCGCCAGCCCGCGCAGTTCGCCAAGGCCTTCCGCCGCCGCCATGGCGTCGCGCCGTCGGCCTTCCGCAGCCGGCCCGGCGGGGCGCCGGCGCTGCACGCCTCGCTCGCCGCCTGA
- a CDS encoding cytochrome c oxidase subunit 3 yields MDPQTLGMLLFIISEVMVFGAFFTAYFFIRVVAGDHWPAQGDELPKLIAGVNTAILLSSSLTMHWTLEAAKRGNRFAMKAGILTTFLLGLTFLLIQVNEYVHIGFAPSDSAQASIFYGLTGLHGCHVFIGLMLLGFMLIRIFRGHFTPHEHRGIEVPGIYWHFVDAMWVIVYTTVYII; encoded by the coding sequence GTGGACCCGCAGACCCTCGGGATGCTGCTTTTCATCATCTCGGAGGTCATGGTCTTCGGGGCGTTCTTCACCGCCTACTTCTTCATCAGGGTGGTGGCCGGCGACCACTGGCCGGCGCAGGGTGACGAGCTTCCGAAGCTCATCGCCGGCGTCAACACCGCCATCCTGCTGTCGTCCTCGCTGACGATGCACTGGACGCTCGAGGCGGCCAAGCGCGGCAACCGCTTCGCGATGAAGGCCGGGATCCTGACGACGTTCCTCCTCGGCCTGACGTTCCTGCTGATCCAGGTCAACGAGTACGTCCACATCGGCTTCGCCCCGAGCGACTCGGCCCAGGCGAGCATCTTCTACGGCCTCACCGGCCTGCACGGGTGCCACGTCTTCATCGGCCTGATGCTGCTGGGCTTCATGCTCATCCGGATCTTCCGCGGCCACTTCACGCCGCACGAGCACCGCGGCATCGAGGTGCCGGGCATCTACTGGCACTTCGTGGACGCGATGTGGGTGATCGTCTACACGACGGTCTACATCATCTGA
- a CDS encoding multicopper oxidase family protein: protein MVETSLRFSRRTFVAWVGGASAGYYLFGRLPGRRASEALALVAGGTLDPTTIAKFQTPMLIPPVMPRAATIRQRGDKPVDYYEISMRQFEQQILPAGLPATTVWGYGAKAARSNRGLLVHHAPSLTIEARQSRPVRVRWINELVSADGSYLPHLFAVDQTLHWANPPGGTGGRDSRPRFTETPGRYTGPVPMVTHVHGAVGVNDDSDGYAEAWYLPAATDIPAGYATEGTWYEFFAGQAARAYGVEWGPGFATFQYPNDNRAATIWYHDHALGMTRLNVYAGPAGFYLIRGGPDDVVLDSRTGLAASLPGPAPRENDRFPSNKRYREIAIAIQDRSFNTDGSLFYPDSRAFFDGIVHDYIPDGEFSPIWNPEFFGNTIMVNGNTWPFQTVEQRRYRLRFLNGCQSRFLMLDFNRIPDVEVWQIGNEGGFLAAPVNLTANHENRLLMGPAERADVIADFTNVPLGNHILANIGPDEPFGGGEPDEDFDHADADTTGQIMQFRVVPAVEIDDSTPPRFLQLPAITPLPAQTHTRQVALIEKADEGLDEQGEAIEGPVEALLGTVTDGVWTEREWTDPVTENPGVGDTEVWEIYNTTADAHPMHIHEITFEVVNRQRLLLDESQEQVVQPIQLDGDPLLPEPGETGFKDTVIAYPGQVTRVRAQFDTAGQFVWHCHIVEHEDNEMMRPYRIGPRQPGQPD from the coding sequence ATGGTGGAGACGTCACTTCGGTTTTCCCGGCGTACGTTCGTCGCCTGGGTCGGGGGAGCAAGCGCCGGCTACTACCTGTTCGGGCGGCTTCCGGGCCGCCGCGCATCGGAGGCGTTGGCTTTGGTCGCGGGCGGCACGCTCGATCCGACCACGATCGCGAAGTTCCAGACGCCGATGCTGATCCCGCCGGTGATGCCCAGGGCCGCCACGATCAGGCAGCGGGGCGACAAGCCGGTTGACTACTACGAGATCTCGATGCGGCAGTTCGAGCAGCAGATCCTTCCGGCGGGACTGCCGGCGACGACGGTGTGGGGCTACGGTGCGAAGGCGGCGCGCAGCAACCGCGGGCTGCTCGTCCACCACGCCCCGTCGCTGACGATCGAGGCCCGCCAGAGCAGGCCGGTCCGGGTCAGGTGGATCAATGAGCTCGTGAGCGCCGACGGGAGCTACTTGCCCCACCTGTTCGCGGTCGACCAGACCCTGCACTGGGCCAACCCGCCCGGCGGGACCGGCGGTCGCGACAGCCGGCCGAGGTTCACGGAGACGCCCGGTCGGTACACGGGCCCGGTCCCGATGGTCACCCACGTGCACGGCGCTGTGGGCGTGAATGACGACAGCGACGGCTACGCGGAAGCGTGGTACCTGCCTGCCGCGACCGACATTCCGGCTGGCTACGCCACGGAAGGGACGTGGTACGAGTTCTTCGCCGGCCAGGCCGCCCGGGCCTACGGCGTCGAGTGGGGACCTGGGTTCGCCACGTTCCAATACCCGAACGACAACCGGGCGGCGACGATCTGGTACCACGACCACGCGCTCGGCATGACACGCCTGAACGTGTACGCGGGCCCGGCTGGCTTCTACCTCATCCGGGGCGGCCCCGACGATGTCGTGCTCGACTCGCGGACCGGGCTCGCGGCGAGCTTGCCCGGCCCGGCGCCGCGCGAGAACGACAGGTTTCCGTCCAACAAGCGCTACCGCGAGATCGCGATCGCGATCCAGGATCGGTCCTTCAACACGGACGGGTCGCTGTTCTATCCGGACAGCCGGGCGTTCTTCGATGGGATCGTGCACGACTACATCCCGGACGGGGAGTTCTCGCCGATCTGGAATCCCGAGTTCTTCGGGAACACGATCATGGTCAACGGCAACACGTGGCCGTTTCAGACCGTTGAGCAGCGCCGCTACCGGCTGCGGTTCCTCAACGGCTGCCAGTCCCGTTTCCTCATGCTCGACTTCAACCGGATCCCCGACGTCGAGGTGTGGCAGATCGGCAACGAGGGCGGCTTCCTCGCCGCCCCGGTGAACCTCACCGCCAACCACGAGAACCGGCTGCTGATGGGACCCGCCGAGCGGGCCGACGTGATCGCCGACTTCACGAATGTGCCGCTCGGGAACCACATACTCGCCAACATCGGGCCCGACGAGCCGTTCGGGGGCGGAGAACCCGATGAGGACTTCGATCACGCCGACGCCGACACGACGGGGCAGATCATGCAGTTCCGCGTCGTGCCCGCGGTCGAGATCGACGACTCGACCCCGCCGCGGTTCCTCCAGCTGCCCGCGATCACGCCGCTGCCCGCCCAGACGCACACGCGGCAGGTGGCGCTGATCGAGAAGGCCGACGAGGGTCTTGACGAACAAGGCGAAGCGATCGAGGGGCCGGTCGAGGCGCTCCTGGGCACGGTGACCGACGGGGTGTGGACGGAGCGCGAGTGGACGGATCCGGTGACGGAGAACCCCGGCGTCGGTGACACCGAGGTCTGGGAGATCTACAACACGACGGCCGACGCCCACCCCATGCACATTCACGAGATCACCTTCGAGGTCGTCAACCGGCAGCGCCTCCTTCTCGACGAGAGTCAAGAACAGGTCGTCCAGCCGATCCAGCTCGACGGCGACCCGTTGCTGCCCGAACCGGGGGAGACCGGCTTCAAGGACACCGTTATCGCCTACCCAGGCCAAGTCACCCGAGTCAGAGCCCAGTTCGACACAGCCGGCCAGTTCGTCTGGCACTGCCACATCGTCGAGCACGAGGACAACGAGATGATGCGGCCCTACCGGATCGGACCGCGGCAGCCCGGACAGCCCGACTGA
- a CDS encoding DHA2 family efflux MFS transporter permease subunit has translation MRVLLLAAGATFLAMLDATVANLAVADLGADFASASITDLSWVVSAYAIAFAALLTPAGRLAGVLGPRRLFAGGVALFTLMSLACAAAPGLGFLIGARALQGAGAAAMIPASLAVLLLAAPPERRAGAIGLWSASAALAAAAGPSIGGLLVDGFGWRAVFVSNVPLGIALVVAARALLPAGGGAGGRLPDLLGTALLAAGVGGVVLGLTEAGTWGWGDARTVVALAGGAAAVAFALRRSTRHPAPAVETSLWRSRTFAVANVASLLYGLALYPWLLLGVLVLTQGWGYSVLDAGLAMSPGAVAAAAAAVVSGRLTARVGVRPVVAGGGLVLAAAGLWAALALPHEPDFLGFWLPVGTVIGVGMGMLTTGTSTAAALAVAPTRFAAATGMNTTARQVGGALGIAALALVLSATAGFDGFERAYLFCTVAALASALAGLALHGRPASARASAPAATVVPEGSL, from the coding sequence ATGCGCGTCCTCCTTCTCGCCGCCGGTGCCACGTTCCTCGCCATGCTCGACGCCACGGTCGCGAACCTCGCGGTGGCCGATCTCGGCGCCGACTTCGCCTCCGCCTCGATCACGGACCTGAGCTGGGTCGTCAGCGCCTACGCGATCGCCTTCGCCGCGCTCCTCACGCCCGCGGGGCGCCTGGCCGGGGTGCTGGGGCCGCGGCGGCTGTTCGCGGGCGGCGTGGCGCTGTTCACGCTGATGTCCCTCGCGTGCGCCGCGGCGCCGGGGCTCGGGTTCCTCATCGGCGCGCGGGCGTTGCAGGGCGCGGGCGCCGCGGCGATGATCCCCGCGTCGCTCGCCGTCCTGCTGCTGGCCGCGCCGCCGGAGCGCCGGGCCGGGGCGATCGGGCTGTGGAGCGCGTCCGCGGCGCTCGCGGCGGCGGCCGGGCCGAGCATCGGCGGCCTGCTCGTCGACGGCTTCGGCTGGCGCGCCGTCTTCGTCAGCAACGTCCCGCTCGGCATCGCACTCGTCGTCGCCGCCCGGGCGCTCCTGCCCGCGGGCGGCGGCGCCGGCGGCCGCCTGCCCGATCTGCTCGGCACCGCGCTGCTGGCCGCAGGAGTGGGCGGGGTGGTGCTCGGCCTGACCGAGGCCGGGACGTGGGGCTGGGGCGACGCCCGCACCGTCGTCGCGCTGGCCGGCGGCGCCGCCGCGGTGGCGTTCGCCCTCCGGCGCTCGACCCGGCATCCGGCCCCCGCCGTCGAGACGAGCCTCTGGCGCTCGCGGACCTTCGCCGTCGCCAACGTCGCCTCGCTGCTCTACGGGCTCGCGCTGTACCCCTGGCTGCTGCTCGGCGTCCTCGTGCTCACGCAGGGCTGGGGCTACAGCGTCCTCGACGCGGGCCTGGCGATGAGCCCCGGGGCGGTCGCCGCGGCCGCGGCGGCGGTCGTCAGCGGCCGGCTGACGGCGCGCGTCGGCGTGCGCCCGGTCGTGGCGGGCGGCGGCCTGGTCCTCGCCGCGGCGGGCCTGTGGGCCGCGCTGGCGCTGCCGCACGAGCCGGACTTCCTCGGCTTCTGGCTGCCCGTCGGCACGGTCATCGGCGTCGGCATGGGGATGCTGACCACCGGCACGTCGACCGCGGCGGCGCTCGCCGTCGCCCCGACGCGCTTCGCCGCCGCGACCGGGATGAACACGACCGCCCGCCAGGTCGGCGGCGCGCTCGGCATCGCCGCCCTCGCGCTCGTGCTCTCGGCCACCGCCGGCTTCGACGGCTTCGAGCGCGCCTACCTGTTCTGCACCGTCGCGGCGCTGGCCTCGGCGCTCGCGGGGCTGGCCCTCCACGGCCGGCCCGCCTCGGCCCGCGCGTCCGCGCCGGCCGCCACCGTCGTCCCCGAAGGGAGCCTCTGA
- a CDS encoding plastocyanin/azurin family copper-binding protein: MERVLPRGRVLAIVAGAAATAVLLGACGSQAPSSSDDNLVAGKQMFVERCGSCHTLSRAGTKGTVGPNLDAAFRQSLSDGFERSVVRGVVAEQIKIPLRGGKMPADLVTGDHVTDVAAYVAESVDRKGQDTGLLATAVKAPGQGKPAVAKNGVLQINADPSGQLAYVTNKASAPPGRLTVKMGNESTVEHDIAIDNGGVNAKGEIVGKGGTSQFTVDNIPPGTYQYFCTVQGHRAAGMQGTLTVK; this comes from the coding sequence ATGGAGAGGGTCCTGCCGAGGGGGAGGGTGTTGGCGATCGTGGCCGGTGCGGCCGCGACGGCCGTGCTGCTCGGTGCGTGCGGCAGCCAGGCCCCGTCCAGCTCGGACGACAACCTCGTCGCGGGCAAGCAGATGTTCGTCGAGCGGTGCGGCTCCTGCCACACCTTGAGCCGGGCCGGCACGAAGGGCACGGTCGGCCCGAACCTCGACGCGGCGTTCCGTCAGTCGCTCTCCGACGGCTTCGAGCGCAGCGTCGTCCGCGGCGTCGTCGCCGAGCAGATCAAGATCCCGCTGCGCGGCGGCAAGATGCCGGCCGACCTCGTCACCGGCGACCACGTGACCGACGTCGCGGCCTACGTCGCCGAGTCGGTCGACAGGAAGGGCCAGGACACCGGCCTGCTGGCCACCGCGGTCAAGGCCCCGGGGCAGGGCAAGCCGGCGGTCGCGAAGAACGGCGTCCTGCAGATCAACGCCGATCCCAGCGGCCAGCTCGCCTACGTCACGAACAAGGCCAGCGCGCCGCCCGGGCGCCTCACGGTCAAGATGGGCAACGAGTCCACCGTCGAGCACGACATCGCGATCGACAACGGCGGCGTGAACGCCAAGGGCGAGATCGTCGGCAAGGGCGGGACCTCCCAGTTCACGGTCGACAACATCCCGCCCGGCACCTACCAGTACTTCTGCACCGTGCAGGGCCACCGCGCCGCGGGCATGCAGGGCACGCTCACCGTCAAGTGA